The following are encoded together in the Equus quagga isolate Etosha38 chromosome 15, UCLA_HA_Equagga_1.0, whole genome shotgun sequence genome:
- the MUCL3 gene encoding mucin-like protein 3, protein MAAHRKTTRASAKPTEQRQETTEVHEKTTRAPAKPTEQRQETTEVHEKTTRVPEKPTEQGQETTAAHERTTRSPGKSTEQRQETTXXXXEKRQETTEVHEKTTRVPAKPTEQGQETTVAHERTTRAPAKPTEQRQETTLAHERTTRAPAKPTEQGQETTEAHEKTAGAPAKPTEQRQETTEFHEKTTRAPAKPTEQRQETTAAHEKTTRAPAKPTEQGQETTEVHEKTTRAPAKPTEQQQETTEVHKKTTRAPAKPTEQRQETTEVHKKTTRAPAKTTEQGQEITVAHERTTRAPAQPTEHGQETTAAREKTTRAPAKPTEQQQETTAASEVTTVSEKPTEQQQETRAAHKKTTCAPVKPTEQRQETTAAHRKTTEAPAKPTKHVEKTTSATETIKAPVKPTENPAATETTRPPVEVTGDKSITNTSPHPKKPEVTHQVPTGSFTATTSSLELGSITSEAPANKSQPNQNKDGSEGGLHTAESEEKDSFPSWAIVIVILLAVILLLVFFGLIFLVSYMMRRRRSLIRNTEDNDPENDVGPNSYPVYLMEQQTLGMSQIPSPR, encoded by the exons ATGGCGGCTCACAGGAAGACCACAAGAGCCTCAGCAAAGCCCACAGAACAGCGACAAGAGACCACAGAGGTCCATGAGAAGACCACGAGAGCCCCAGCAAAGCCCACGGAACAGAGACAAGAGACCACAGAGGTCCACGAGAAGACCACGAGAGTCCCAGAAAAGCCCACAGAACAGGGACAAGAGACCACAGCGGCCCATGAGAGGACCACGAGATCCCCAGGAAAGTCCACAGAACAGAGACAAGAGACCACAGNNNNNNNNNNAGAAAAGAGACAAGAGACCACAGAGGTCCACGAGAAGACCACGAGAGTCCCAGCAAAGCCCACAGAACAGGGACAAGAGACCACAGTGGCCCATGAGAGGACCACGAGAGCCCCAGCAAAGCCCACGGAACAGAGACAAGAGACCACACTGGCCCATGAGAGGACCACGAGAGCCCCAGCAAAGCCCACAGAACAGGGACAAGAAACCACAGAGGCCCACGAGAAGACCGCGGGAGCCCCAGCAAAGCCCACAGAACAGAGACAAGAGACCACAGAGTTTCACGAGAAGACCACGAGAGCCCCAGCAAAGCCCACAGAACAGAGACAAGAGACCACAGCAGCCCATGAGAAGACCACAAGAGCCCCAGCAAAGCCCACAGAACAGGGACAAGAAACCACAGAGGTCCACGAGAAGACCACGAGAGCCCCAGCAAAGCCCACAGAACAGCAACAAGAGACCACAGAGGTTCACAAGAAGACCACGAGAGCCCCAGCAAAGCCCACGGAACAGAGACAAGAGACCACAGAGGTCCACAAGAAGACCACGAGAGCCCCAGCAAAGACTACGGAACAGGGACAAGAGATCACAGTGGCCCATGAGAGGACCACGAGAGCCCCAGCACAGCCCACAGAACATGGGCAAGAGACCACAGCAGCCCGTGAGAAGACCACGAGAGCCCCAGCAAAGCCCACAGAACAGCAACAAGAGACCACAGCAGCCAGTGAGGTCACAACAGTCTCAGAAAAGCCCACAGAACAGCAACAAGAGACCAGAGCTGCCCACAAGAAGACCACATGTGCCCCAGTAAAGCCCACAGAACAGAGACAAGAGACCACAGCAGCCCACAGAAAGACCACAGAAGCCCCAGCAAAGCCTACAAAACATGTAGAAAAGACCACATCGGCCACTGAGACCATAAAAGCCCCAGTAAAGCCTACAGAAAACCCAGCAGCCACAGAGACTACAAGACCTCCAGTCGAGGTCACAGGAGACAAATCTATCACTAATACCTCTCCTCATCCAAAAAAACCTGAGGTTACCCATCAGGTGCCCACTGGTTCTTTTACAGCTACAACATCCAGCCTGGAGCTGGGTTCCATCACGTCGGAAGCCCCAGCCAATAAGAGCCAACCAAATCAGAACAAAGATGGCTCAGAGGGAGGTCTCCATACTGCAGAGAGCGAGGAGAAGGATTCATTCCCTTCATGGGCCATAGTTATTGTGATCCTATTGGCTGTGATTCTCCTCCTGGTGTTCTTTGGCCTGATCTTCTTG gtctcctacatGATGCGAAGACGCCGTTCACTGATCCGGAACACTGAGGACAATGACCCAGAGAATGATGTGGGCCCCAATTCCTATCCAGTCTACCTGATGGAGCAGCAGACTCTTGGCATGAGCCAGATCCCTTCCCCACGATGA